The DNA sequence AATGGCTGGAAACCCTCTCGGCGCCCTTGTTGGTGCTGGTCGGTGCCGGCTTGCTGGTATGGGCATTGCCGAACGTATCGGTCAGCGAATTGATCGCACAACCGCCCAAGCGCGCGGAAGGTGCCAGCGTGTACGGCTATTTCTTCGCCGGTTTGACCGCCATGGTCGGTTTCTGGGCGACCCTGTCGTTGAATATCCCGGACTTCAGCCGCTATGCCAAAAGCCAGAAGGACCAGATTGTCGGGCAGATCATCGGCCTGCCGTTGACCATGTTCCTGTTCGCGGCCCTGGGTGTGGTGATGACCGCCGCATCGGCGTCCCTGGTCGGCGAGACCGTATCGGACCCTGTCACCCTGATCGGCCACATCCAAAGCCCGGTCTGGGTGGCGTTGGCCATGGCCCTGATCATCATCGCGACCTTGTCGACCAATACCGCCGCGAACATCGTTTCGCCCACCAACGACTTCCAGAATATCGCGCCCAAGCTGATCGGGCGGACCACGGCGGTGCTGCTCACCGGGTTGGTGGGGTTGGCCCTGATGGCCCACGAGTTGCTCAAGAAGCTGGGCCTGCTGGTCTCTGACGTGAGCCTGGAATCGGTCTATTCGAACTGGTTGCTGGGCTACTCCAGCTTGCTGGGGCCGATCGCCGGGATCATGGTGGTGGACTACTTCCTGATCCGCAAACAGACCCTGGACCTGGCCGGCCTGTACCGCGACGACGTTTATCCCGCCTGGAACTGGTTCGGTTTTATCGCCTTCGGCGTTCCGGTGGCGCTGACACTGCTGTCGCTGGGCAGTCCAGCCTTCAGCTGGTTCTACGACTTCGGCTGGTTCACCGGTTCGGCATTGGGCGGGTTGCTCTACTACGGACTCAGCACCCTGGGTGGCATCCAGACTGCCCGTGAAGCCAAGCCCAGCGCCTGACAAAAAGGGGATTCGGACCCCACTTCTGCCTGAGGAGGTCACCATGAGCGCAGCACAAGACGTACTGCAGTCCACCCACCGGCACATCGACAGCGACCGCCTCTGGAAATCGCTGATGGACCTGGCCCGGCTCGGGGCCACGGTCAAGGGCGGCGTTTGTCGCCTGGCCCTGAGCGACCTCGATCGCCAGGCGCGCGACATGTTCGTGCAATGGGCTGAAGAGGCGGGCTGTACGGTCAGCATCGATGCGGTGGGCAATATCTTTGCCCGTCGGCCGGGGCGCAACCCGCAGCTGCCGCCGGTGATGACCGGCAGCCATATCGATACCCAGCCCACCGGTGGCAAGTTCGACGGCTGTTTCGGCGTGCTGGCAGGCCTTGAGGTGTTGCGCACGCTCAATGACCTCAAGGTCGAGACCGAAGCGCCGCTGGAGGTAGTGGTCTGGACCAACGAGGAGGGCTCGCGCTTTGCGCCGTGCATGATGGGCTCCGGGGTTTTTGCCGAGAAATTCACCCTGAAGGAAACCCTGGCCAAGACCGATGCCGAGGGCATCACGGTAGGCCAGGCCCTCAATGCCATTGGCTACGCCGGCCCGCGCGCGGTCAGCGGGCATGCGGTGGGGGCGTATTTCGAGGCGCATATCGAGCAGGGCCCGATTCTCGAAGATCAACACAAGACCATTGGCGTGGTGCTCGGCGCGCTTGGGCAGAAGTGGTTCGACCTGACCTTGAACGGCGTCGAAGCCCATGCCGGGCCGACCCCCATGCACCTGCGCAGGGATGCTCTGGTCGGGGCCAGCGCGGTGGTTGCAGCGGTCAACCGGGTTGCGCTGGAACATCAACCGCACGCCTGTGGCACGGTGGGTTGCCTGCAGGCTTACCCGGGCTCGCGAAACGTGATTCCGGGGGAGGTCAGGATGACGCTGGACTTCAGGCATCTGGAGCCTGCGCGGCTGGACTCGATGATCGCCCAGGTGCGCCAGGTGATCGAGAGCACCTGCCTGCAGCACCACCTGAGTTTCACCTTGAAGCCGACGGCCGACTTCCCGCCGCTGTACTTCGAGAAGGGCTGTGTCGATGCCGTGCGCAGCGCGGCGCAGGCCCTGGGGCTGTCGCACATGGATATCGTCAGCGGCGCCGGGCATGACGCGATCTTCCTTGCCGAGCTGGGGCCGGCGGGGATGATCTTCGTGCCGTGCGAAGGGGGTATCAGCCACAACGAAATCGAGAACGCCGATCCGGATGACCTGGCGGCGGGGTGTGCGGTGTTGCTGCGGGCGATGCTGGCGGCGTCGGAGGCGATTGCCAAGGCGCAGTTGGCGGCTTGATTCTCTGTTGCCTGTAAGGGCCTCATCGCTGGCAAGCCAGCTCCCACAAAGATCGAATACATTGGCCCCTGTGGGAGCTGACTTGCCAGCGATAAGCTCCGAAGGAGCCTCAGTAATCACATTAAATTATCAATTTAACTTAATGATTAATAAAAACAAAAGTCACGAAATTAAAGTAATTTCTAACTTACCGAATGCTGGAAGCCAGCTCAAAAATCGGAATATACATCAGGATCACTATCACCCCGATCAGCAACCCGATGAACGTCATCAGCAACGGCTCGAACAGCCGCACGAACCACTCCAGCCAGCGGCTCATCTCCTCGTCGTAGAAGTCGGCGGTGCGCTCCATCATCTGCCCCAGGTTGCCGGACTGTTCACCGGCGCGCAGCAAGCGCAGCGAGACCGGCGTCGAAAGTTTGTTCTGCTCCAATGCGCTGGACAGCGCCTGGCCTTCGCGAATGCGTTCGCTGGCCTGATCCAGACGGGTACGCGAGGCCGCATTGAGCAAGCCTCGAACCATGCCCATGGCCGTCAGAATCGGAATGCCGCCCTGCAGCAGAATCCCCAATGAGCGGTAGAAGCGTGCCAGTTCATACATGAACAGCCGCTGGTGCACGGCCGGAACACGTTCGATCAGGCGGTTGAGGGCGCGGCGAAATCCGGCCTGGCGCATCAACAGCGCCAGCGCGGCCAGCGCGCCGAACAGGCCGCCGAACAGTTCAGCCTGATGCGCGTGCAGGAACAGGCCGGCATGCATCAACAGTCGCGACAGCCAGGGCAGGTTGTTGCCCAGCCCTTCGAACACCAGGCTGAAACGTGGCACCACGTACCCCATCAGGAACAACACCACGCCGCCGCCGACGATCAACAGCAGCAGGGGATAGATGGAAGCGCTGACGATCTTCTGCCGGACCTCGTCCATGCGCTGGCGATAACTCACGTAACGGCCCAGCGCCTCGCCGACCGCCCCGGTTTTTTCACTCGACTGCACCAGCGCCACGTACAGCGGTGGAAACACCTGCGGGTCATGCGCCAGGGCCTGGGAGAAGGACTTGCCTTCGTACAGCAGGCGGACCAGCTCATCGAGGGTTTTTCGCGCCTGGGGGGCCGACTCTTTCTCGGCCAGGCTTTCCAGTGCGTCGATCAAGGGCAGGCCGGCATTGAGCAAGGTGGTCAGTTCCTGGCTGAACAACACCAGCGCAAAGGTTTCGCCGCGGCTCCAGCGCAGGCTGGGCAAGCGTTGCATGCTGCGCAGGCTCAACACCCGCAGCCCCTGTTCCTCGGCCTGCCGGCGAGCCTCGGCAGGCCCGCTGGCCTCGATCACCAGCGACACCACTGCCTGGTTGCCGACTGCCTTGAGTTGATAGCGCATGGTTTGGCCCTCGCTCACTGCCAGCTGGTTATTTCGGCGTTTTCGCCTTCGCCGCCCGGCTGGCCGTCCTTGCCCATGGACAACAGGTCGAATTCGCCATTCTCGCCAGGCGCGCGATAGACATAGTTGCGACCCCAGGGGTCTTGCGGAACGTTTTTCTGCAAGTAGGGCCCGGCCCAGCGGGTTTCATCGGTGGGCGCTGCGGTCAGTGCCTGCAGGCCCTGTTCCGATGTCGGGTAGTGGCCGACTTCCAGGCGGTACAGATCCAGGGCCTTGGACAAGCCTTCGATTTGCGCCCGGGCAACCTTGGCTTCGGATTTGCCCAGTTGGTTGAAGTATTTGGGGGCGACGAGGCCGGCCAACAGCCCCAATACCACCAGCACCACCAGCAGTTCGAGCAGGGTGAAGCCTTGCTCACGGCGCAAGGCACGGCGTGGATAAATCGACATGAGGACCTCCCAGGGGCCAGGACCGCATCGACGTGCAGTCTCTGCAGGGCCTATGCAAATCCCGTGCGCGAGCGGCCGGTTTCGCTGCGAAGCCCAGCCGGCAGCGCTTTGCCGACCCGGCACAGTGCTTGCGTAAGAGCAAACAACCGCGCCGAAAGTGGGGAATGGTCCCCACTTTCAGGGTGGGGTGGACAGGGAGGTGGGAGCATGCGACTGCTGACGCTGTATGTCCTGGCCTGGCTGGCGTTGCCGGGCAATGCACAGGCCGATATCTATGTCTCGGTGGCGGCTGATGGCAGCTATGTATTGTCCAACGTGCACCGCGCCGGGCGCCGCTATGAACGGGTGATCGCCGAGCCTGCCAGCCTTGGCAGGCCCACCGGACTGTCGGCCTCCACCGCGCAGCGACCCTATGCCGAAATGGTGGCGGCGGCGGCCACGGCCAACGCATTGCCGGCGGCCTTGCTGCACGCTGTAATCCAGGCCGAGTCGAGCTACAACCCCAGGGCGCGCTCGGACAAGGGCGCGGCGGGCTTGATGCAGCTGATGCCCGGCACCGCCCGGGAACTGGGGGTCAGCAATGTGCTCGACCCGGCATCGAATATCCAGGGCGGGGCGCGTTACCTCAAGCGCCTGATGGTGATGTTCGACAACGATATGGCTCTGGCGCTGGCGGCCTATAACGCCGGGCCTGCGGCGGTATTGAGTCGTGGGCGAGTCATCCCGCCGTTCAGTGAGACCCAGCGCTATGTGCCCAGCGTGCTGCGCACCTATCGCGCCCTGCAGGGCCTTGCCCCGGATGCGCCGCTGTGAGGGCGGGCGGAGCAATGGCCCATCCGCGCCCATTAATGGGTACAGCCTCCATCGCGCAGCGCCAGCCCCCGATTAATGGGGGTTGGGGGGTAAACCCCCAATGCAGCTTCGAGATTTGCTCTTAACTATCTGAATATAAACAATAAAATATATGGCACGGGCCTTGCTCCAGCGGTTCTATCGATCCCCGCAGCGGCGAAATGACCCCGGAGGCCCGCCACCATGAAATGGCACACCCAACCCCATCGCCTGATAAACCTGAGCCTGCTGGCAGCTGCCTTGCTGGGCACAGGATCCTTTGTCGAGGCCGCCGCACGTTGCGAGCGAACACTAGTCGCCAATGTCGTCGCGTTCGACCAACCACTTATGTTCAACCGCCTTGGTGCGCAGAACGCCAACGGGATGATCTTCGCCCTGCGCCGCGACGTGGTCGACGACAACGATGTCCCGTTGACCCAGGGCGGTTCGGCCATTCCCGGCAAAGTCACGCTACGCCCGGACAAACGCCCGCGGCCCATGGTGCTGCGCGTGGCCGCCGGTGATTGCCTGACCGTCAACCTGCAGAACCTGTTGGCCTACCAGGCCAACCCGAACAAACACAAGGAAGGCGGCGAAGGGGAAGAGGACCCCCATGCCCTTCCCGTCGCCGACGAGCAGGTCAGCACCCGCCATGTCGGCCTGCAAATAAACGGCATGCAGCCACTCAACAGCATCTCGGACCTGGCGGCCAACACCGGGCGCAATGGCGATTTCCTGCTGGCCCCCGGCGCCAGCCGCTCTTACACGATCTACGCCGAGCGCGAAGGCGCGTACGCTGCCAGCAGTCTGGGGGCGACCTTCGGCGGCGAAGCCACCTCCGGCAACGTAGCCAACGGTCTGTTTGCCCAGGTAGTGGTGGTGCCCAAGGGTGGCCGCACCTACCGCAACGCGGTCACCGAAGAAGAAATGCGCCTGGCCAGCAGCGGCCGGACACCGGCCGGGCAACCGATCATCGATTACCAGGCCCGTTACCCGCAGCGCGAACCCTGGATCCGTGAGGGCAAGGCCGGGACGCCGATCCTGAACATGGTCGACGGCAGCGAGATCATCGCCAGCGACACCGATGCGATCGTGATGGGCCCCAATGCCGACGGCAGTTTCCCGCCTTCGACCTATCCGCTGGAGAACCTGGGCAAACGTAACCCGGCCTTGCCCAACCGGCTTGAGCCGTTCCGCGATTTCGCCTCTGTGTTCAACGACGAGTCGGCCGTGACCCAGGCGTTCCCCGGTTACTGGTCGGACCCGGTGATGGGCCGTGTGCTGGAACCGGTCGGTGATGCGTTCATGATCAACTATGGCTCCGGTGGCTTGGGCGCC is a window from the Pseudomonas sp. LS1212 genome containing:
- a CDS encoding type II secretion system F family protein, with the translated sequence MRYQLKAVGNQAVVSLVIEASGPAEARRQAEEQGLRVLSLRSMQRLPSLRWSRGETFALVLFSQELTTLLNAGLPLIDALESLAEKESAPQARKTLDELVRLLYEGKSFSQALAHDPQVFPPLYVALVQSSEKTGAVGEALGRYVSYRQRMDEVRQKIVSASIYPLLLLIVGGGVVLFLMGYVVPRFSLVFEGLGNNLPWLSRLLMHAGLFLHAHQAELFGGLFGALAALALLMRQAGFRRALNRLIERVPAVHQRLFMYELARFYRSLGILLQGGIPILTAMGMVRGLLNAASRTRLDQASERIREGQALSSALEQNKLSTPVSLRLLRAGEQSGNLGQMMERTADFYDEEMSRWLEWFVRLFEPLLMTFIGLLIGVIVILMYIPIFELASSIR
- a CDS encoding Zn-dependent hydrolase, which encodes MSAAQDVLQSTHRHIDSDRLWKSLMDLARLGATVKGGVCRLALSDLDRQARDMFVQWAEEAGCTVSIDAVGNIFARRPGRNPQLPPVMTGSHIDTQPTGGKFDGCFGVLAGLEVLRTLNDLKVETEAPLEVVVWTNEEGSRFAPCMMGSGVFAEKFTLKETLAKTDAEGITVGQALNAIGYAGPRAVSGHAVGAYFEAHIEQGPILEDQHKTIGVVLGALGQKWFDLTLNGVEAHAGPTPMHLRRDALVGASAVVAAVNRVALEHQPHACGTVGCLQAYPGSRNVIPGEVRMTLDFRHLEPARLDSMIAQVRQVIESTCLQHHLSFTLKPTADFPPLYFEKGCVDAVRSAAQALGLSHMDIVSGAGHDAIFLAELGPAGMIFVPCEGGISHNEIENADPDDLAAGCAVLLRAMLAASEAIAKAQLAA
- a CDS encoding NCS1 family nucleobase:cation symporter-1 — encoded protein: MHQIRSQVTEREGLYELEAGSDVLDSPRYNHDIAPTKVRERTWNKWHITALWVGMSICVPTYTLGGVLTAYFGLSVGEALLAILLANIVVLIPLTLNAFPGTKYGIPFPVLLRSSFGVIGSNVPCLIRALVACGWFGIQTMFGGLAIHLFLGSLSADWKSLGGTGEVIGFMLFWVLNLWVVLRGAESIKWLETLSAPLLVLVGAGLLVWALPNVSVSELIAQPPKRAEGASVYGYFFAGLTAMVGFWATLSLNIPDFSRYAKSQKDQIVGQIIGLPLTMFLFAALGVVMTAASASLVGETVSDPVTLIGHIQSPVWVALAMALIIIATLSTNTAANIVSPTNDFQNIAPKLIGRTTAVLLTGLVGLALMAHELLKKLGLLVSDVSLESVYSNWLLGYSSLLGPIAGIMVVDYFLIRKQTLDLAGLYRDDVYPAWNWFGFIAFGVPVALTLLSLGSPAFSWFYDFGWFTGSALGGLLYYGLSTLGGIQTAREAKPSA
- a CDS encoding lytic transglycosylase domain-containing protein, which produces MRLLTLYVLAWLALPGNAQADIYVSVAADGSYVLSNVHRAGRRYERVIAEPASLGRPTGLSASTAQRPYAEMVAAAATANALPAALLHAVIQAESSYNPRARSDKGAAGLMQLMPGTARELGVSNVLDPASNIQGGARYLKRLMVMFDNDMALALAAYNAGPAAVLSRGRVIPPFSETQRYVPSVLRTYRALQGLAPDAPL
- the gspG gene encoding type II secretion system major pseudopilin GspG; translation: MSIYPRRALRREQGFTLLELLVVLVVLGLLAGLVAPKYFNQLGKSEAKVARAQIEGLSKALDLYRLEVGHYPTSEQGLQALTAAPTDETRWAGPYLQKNVPQDPWGRNYVYRAPGENGEFDLLSMGKDGQPGGEGENAEITSWQ